The Planctomycetaceae bacterium genome segment TGACACACGCCAAATCTTTGGTATTCTAACAATATGGCAAATAAAAAATTACCAAAAACCGGAACGATTGAAATAGCACCATCAATTTTGAGCGCAGACTTTTCACGTCTTGGCGATGAAATCGCACAGGTCGAAAAGACCAGCATAACAATGCTGCATCTTGACGTAATGGACGGTCATTTCGTGCCGAATATTACGATTGGCCCTGTTGTCATTTCAAAAATCCGCAAATGCTCGAATCTTTTCTTTGACAGTCATCTGATGATTAGCGAACCGGGAAAATACGCCGATGCGTTTATAAAAGCAGGCGTAGATAATATCACGTTTCATATTGAGGTTGTTCCGAATCCAACGGACTTCATAAAGAAACTGCACGATGCCGGTGTTTGCGCAAGCCTTTGTTTGAATCCTGAAACACCGGTTTCGGCGATAGAAAAATACGCGCCGCTGGCGGATATGATTTTAGTAATGACGGTTCACCCCGGCTTTGGCGGCCAGAGTTTCATTCACGAAGCCGCGAAGAAAATCAAACCGATTCGACAGATTGTCGGCCCGAATATTAGAATCGAAGTCGATGGCGGAATAGATGCGAAGACCGCACCGATAGTTACACAGTTAGGTGCTGATACACTTGTCGCCGGCAACGCTATTTTTGGTCAATCTGACCGCACTGCCGCGATTAATGCTATAACCAACGCTATTACAAAAAAATGACAGAAGAGCCTGATGTGTATCTTATTCCTTTCAATGGTTTTTCGGATATCGATGCCTCGCAGCTTTCAGTCGTACTTTCCCAAGATTTGAACATTGTCGTAAAAGCTACCGGATGCATGTCTGTCCCAAACGACTCATATGATCCTCTACGACAACAGCATGTTGCAGATAGATTTGGCTACTGTATACATTTGCCTTTTCGCTATTAGTTTTTTCACTTCAACCCCCCTTGTGGGACTTGAAGAAAAAAAACAGAGGGGGCGGATGTGTTAATTCGTGGTTCTTGAGCCGCAGCGAAACCCCTTCGGGGTTCTTTTCTTCGTGAAAATAAAGAGAGGGCAAAAAAAATCCCGCATTAGGAAATGCGGGACAGGGCAAAAAGGGAACCAAAAATTATTTCAAATTGTATTCAACTCTTATAAACAGGATTATATCGCAATCATCCTTTAAAACCAAATCGCGGAAACTGAATTTCTGAAATTTGAATCATAAAGACCTTCGGCAGTCTGCTGCCTGTCTTTTTATAGGACGGTTACCGAAAAATTTTTCGATTCGCATTGGTTTCGTTACTGTGAAAATAGGAAAAATTTTCCAGCAAAGGTACGATAATAACCGGCTTTAAATACTGCCGCCCTGCTTTTCGCCCCATTTTACACAAAAGCACTCTCGCAAATTTGTTTTTGGAGCGAATTTTTGATATAATCAATTTCGTAATTGGGGTAGTAACAGCACTGATTTTCATCGCGAATCATTTGGGAACTATAAAAAACGAAAGGGGTTTATTGATGGTAAGAAGAGTTATAACAATTTGTGTATTAATGGTCGTTTTAAGTTCAGTATCAGCGTTTGGGGCGGTATATTCACAGGTTCAGAGTTTCGCCGGCACTCCGAACATCAACAACACATTTACATTTAATCAGTTCAACACTTCTTTGGGAACATTAACCGGAATTCAGATTACATTAACGGTAAATTCCCAGGGCGGCATATATGTGCTTGATAACGATAGCGATTCAGCCGCAACCGGCACATTTGAATTCGGCGCAATGGGCAGCATGTCTTCGACTGATGTGATATTACTAAATTCGATGTTCGCTTCAATCCCCGGCAATGTCGGCGCGTATCAGACGCAGACGTTTTCACTTGCCGCGGATAATGGCGACGGCATTGGCAATTTGGATTCAACTGGCCCGGACGGAATGGCATATATCGGCCATAGCGAAAGCGGCTCCGGCACAGGAACTGTATCGAATATGTTATGGTCAATGGGTACCAAAGGTTTCCTCGGAACAGGCACATACAATATTCTTTGCAACATTATGCAGTGGTCGAACTTAACCAGTACCGGCGGCGTAGAATATTCAGTAACACCGGTAACTGCGAGCGGTTCGGTACAAGTAAGCTACATTTACGATGCTATACCAGAACCGGCAACCCTTGTAATACTCGCATTGGGAGCGTTGATACCAATGAAGAAAAGATTCAGAAAAGCCTAAAAAATGGGAAGAGTTCTCATATATGAAAGAAGCCTCGAAAATCGGGGCTTTTTTCTTGCGCCAACGGCCTGAAATTTGTAACACTTTAGCCGTACAATTTTTCGTAGGGGCAGACCCATGTGTCTGCCCAAAGGGCGAACACGTAGGTTCGCCCCTACATTTGGCTAAAGTGGTACAAAAATTAAATATATTTTTCTCTTGCATTGGCTGTTTTTTGTGGTATAATGCCTGTTGAATTTTGGTTGGGAGAAAGTATTTCAGCACCGGATTAGAAAACTCACATAGTTAGCTTACAGTGTTAGTGTATGCGTGTTTGGAGGCACCACTTTTATTTTTCAGGAGATTAAGTTATTCAGCGCAGAAATTGCGCGCGTTTTAAAGCAACGTATTTAGTTTAGTGTTCGTTTTAAACAGAAAGACTTAATTTTTGGAAAGTGAGGCCTTTATGAAAAAGGCGGTATTACTGACGTGTGTATCACTTCTCATCGCAGTTGTGCCGGCGTTCGGCTTAACAACTATTCCACAGGTATTCACCTTTGGCTCTTCTGCTACGTACTGGACAAATCCTCTGGTTGTAAATCAATTCGATAATTCTTTGGGAACATTGACCAGCGTTCGGATTTCTATCGACGGCGATATGAGCGCACTGCTGACCATCGTCAACAACTCAAAAAAGAGTAAATCCTCTACCGGCAACGCAAACGCCGAAGTGGAAATCGAACTTACAGGGCCGAGCGGATTGACACAAACATTGAATCTCACAAACAATGACGGCATTGATTATATGCTTGGCGCAGGAAATTCCCTTGTTTCTTCTACTCCTCTGACAGGCAGCGGAAATGCTATCGCAACCTGGGACACTGTTGCGATTCTTGCAGCGTTTACAGGCAGCGGCACTGTTAATTTGACTCTCGACGCATCAGGCGCAACTAATCTGTACAACACAGGCGGTTCGACTTACATCAGTGAAGATTCGACTATAGCCGCTGGTTCGAACGTATCAATTGCATATACTTACCATGTTCCCGAACCGGCCACCATTGGTTTGTTGGGTATTGGCGCTTTGGCATTTCTTCGAAGAAAAAAATAAATAA includes the following:
- a CDS encoding PEP-CTERM sorting domain-containing protein; amino-acid sequence: MKKAVLLTCVSLLIAVVPAFGLTTIPQVFTFGSSATYWTNPLVVNQFDNSLGTLTSVRISIDGDMSALLTIVNNSKKSKSSTGNANAEVEIELTGPSGLTQTLNLTNNDGIDYMLGAGNSLVSSTPLTGSGNAIATWDTVAILAAFTGSGTVNLTLDASGATNLYNTGGSTYISEDSTIAAGSNVSIAYTYHVPEPATIGLLGIGALAFLRRKK
- a CDS encoding choice-of-anchor E domain-containing protein; its protein translation is MVRRVITICVLMVVLSSVSAFGAVYSQVQSFAGTPNINNTFTFNQFNTSLGTLTGIQITLTVNSQGGIYVLDNDSDSAATGTFEFGAMGSMSSTDVILLNSMFASIPGNVGAYQTQTFSLAADNGDGIGNLDSTGPDGMAYIGHSESGSGTGTVSNMLWSMGTKGFLGTGTYNILCNIMQWSNLTSTGGVEYSVTPVTASGSVQVSYIYDAIPEPATLVILALGALIPMKKRFRKA
- the rpe gene encoding ribulose-phosphate 3-epimerase, coding for MANKKLPKTGTIEIAPSILSADFSRLGDEIAQVEKTSITMLHLDVMDGHFVPNITIGPVVISKIRKCSNLFFDSHLMISEPGKYADAFIKAGVDNITFHIEVVPNPTDFIKKLHDAGVCASLCLNPETPVSAIEKYAPLADMILVMTVHPGFGGQSFIHEAAKKIKPIRQIVGPNIRIEVDGGIDAKTAPIVTQLGADTLVAGNAIFGQSDRTAAINAITNAITKK